In the Lepus europaeus isolate LE1 chromosome 18, mLepTim1.pri, whole genome shotgun sequence genome, one interval contains:
- the MED31 gene encoding mediator of RNA polymerase II transcription subunit 31 has product MAAAVAMETDDAGNRLRFQLELEFVQCLANPNYLNFLAQRGYFKDKAFVNYLKYLLYWKEPEYAKYLKYPQCLHMLELLQYEHFRKELVNAQCAKFIDEQQILHWQHYSRKRMRLQQALAEQQQQNNTSGK; this is encoded by the exons ATGGCCGCCGCCGTCGCCATGGAGACAG ATGATGCTGGAAATCGACTTCGGTTTCAGTTAGAGTTGGAATTTGTGCAGTGTTTAGCCAACCCAAATTACCTTAATT TTCTTGCCCAAAGAGGTTACTTCAAAGACAAAGCTTTTGTTAATTATCTTAAGTACTTGCTGTACTGGAAAGAACCAGAATATGCCAAGTATCTAAA GTACCCTCAGTGTTTACACATGCTCGAACTGCTTCAGTACGAACACTTCCGGAAGGAGCTCGTGAACGCGCAGTGTGCGAAATTTATCGACGAGCAGCAGATCCTGCACTGGCAGCACTATTCCCGGAAGCGGATGCGCCTTCAGCAAGCCTTGGCAGAGCAGCAACAGCAGAATAATACGTCAGGAAAATGA
- the TXNDC17 gene encoding thioredoxin domain-containing protein 17 — protein sequence MAGYEEVRVSGFEEFNQAVEEHKDKTIFAYFSGSKDDEGKSWCPDCVKAEPVVQEALKHATKGCVFIYCQVGDRSSWKDPNNDFRKKLKVTAVPTLLKYGTPQKLVESECLQANLVEMLLSED from the exons ATGGCTGGCTACGAGGAGGTGCGCGTTTCTGGCTTCGAGGAGTTCAACCAGGCTGTGGAGGAGCACAAGGACAAAACCATTTTCGCCTACTTCTCCGGTTCTAAGGACGACGAAGGGAAAAGCTGGTGCCCTGACTGCGTGAAGG CTGAGCCGGTCGTTCAGGAGGCGCTGAAGCATGCCACGAAGGGATGCGTGTTCATCTACTGCCAAGTGGGGGACAGATCTTC TTGGAAAGATCCAAATAATGACTTCAGAAAAAAGCTGAAAGTAACGGCAGTGCCTACACTACTTAAATACGGAACG CCTCAGAAGCTGGTAGAATCTGAGTGTCTCCAGGCCAACCTCGTGGAGATGTTGTTGTCTGAAGATTAA
- the LOC133746868 gene encoding collagen alpha-2(I) chain yields MATGRALAAEMPGRCVGPSRSGRAARRPWGKRRVAGTSRGCGARRQARSSVGETRCAGAERLQDRRRPRGRRRAVQTAGPARADEASGTPGVVGSSEAASDPGAVWVNGAVRQPEVVGPAGSVWVTRSGEDESDDRSPRVCERKGRPGSVGHESILELWLKVQAMRAASGCGQGSRVELHPMPAGEGPVERGVPGRASWVETSRCGLTGPWVKSQARAFPRAAVPSTADRLGGGQRASCGCGQGQAGRVPSFVGAAGATETRSGVAPHLLERGQAAGVPKAGGVPGPWGKGQPEGVPEAAVWGRGCGGTPGLWGRGPLGQVPGALAQEATCGDTPGLWGREQAMGVPDTVGVPRVGEEEAASVGVPGMWPGRQDEAVGSGGIPGWWGTGQPTGMPCVVEEEACCGSDPELRGRGRAMWVETGSGGGPEPWGALRTGEPSSPGGQEAGSGGAPGLWNMEQATAIPRALGRDTGLWGAEQPVEVSQAAVVSGAMGEETSSGGVAGLWEREQALGVPPEVPGLVGGEVYSGDVWERGQATGEQEASCGDGSCPCGGRRAREGSETAVGVPRHRGATTGGCAALGVPATVPAAVWAADPMWQEGSSRRAPSLWRMAQAATRPPVSGGPVEREPGSGAFLGSWGRRQAVGVPLVPEVLGLVGETGSEDVPRCWRRRQSDRVPMATEGPAAPGTPAALEAETESGGLSDLLGRRPTTGIPATAGLAPAGGVPVAPRTPGPVQEEAGCGGFFGLSGRRDNVEGRADAKGPMRVGLPTPARLPGPEGAKSGSGGISCLLGGRPAAGVPVAVGAEGLSGCVLDPLGRRETAEVPAVALGVPVASGVPGSTVGCASSEGSLGMWRRGPATEMPTAAGVPGPVGGEMASGGVSSLWGRRHSGAAPGAVRGSLPVGVLAAVGVPTAGRAPAAVWVTASTAEEAGVDVSDLIVGRTQATEGAGPSQEGAQGRAGRGRAVEVSPSCGHGARLWSFPRPVGEALASESMPGASGTSTAVGGPLASRDETGPSRFRDGLQQNGGRQVGGVCGLRVRGRGLGETYVGEDRLRGPVQ; encoded by the exons ATGGCGACTGGGCGAGCG CTGGCGGCAGAGATGCCGGGTCGCTGCGTGGGGCCCAGCAGGTCCGGGCGGGCGGCTCGGCGGCCGTGGGGGAAGAGAAGGGTTGCAGGGACGTCTCGAGGATGTGGAGCCCGGCGCCAGGCGAGGTCCTCGGTGGGCGAGACGCGCTGTGCGGGTGCAGAGAGGTTGCAGGACCGTCGGCGGCCTAGGGGAAGGAGACGAGCTGTGCAGACAGCCGGCCCCGCGCGCGCGGACGAGGCTTCGGGGACGCCTGGGGTCGTGGGCTCGAGCGAGGCTGCAAGCGACCCAGGGGCTGTGTGGGTGAACGGAGCTGTGAGGCAGCCCGAGGTGGTGGGGCCGGCCGGGTCCGTGTGGGTGACCAGGTCTGGGGAGGACGAGTCGGACGACAGGAGTCCCCGGGTGTGCGAGAGGAAAGGCCGTCCGGGCTCGGTGGGGCACGAGAGCATCCTGGAGCTGTGGCTGAAGGTGCAGGCCATGAGGGCAGCGTCAGGATGCGGGCAAGGAAGCCGGGTGGAGCTGCATCCCATGCCTGCAGGAGAGGGGCCGGTGGAGAGGGGTGTCCCTGGCCGGGCGTCCTGGGTGGAGACGAGCCGCTGCGGGCTCACGGGGCCCTGGGTGAAAAGCCAGGCCAGGGCCTTCCCGCGGGCCGCCGTGCCGTCCACGGCGGACCGGTTAGGAGGTGGCCAGAGAGCCTCCTGCGGCTGTGGGCAGGGCCAAGCCGGGAGAGTGCCTTCTTTTGTGGGTGCTGCTGGGGCTACAGAGACGCGTTCTGGGGTTGCCCCACACCTGTTGGAGAGGGGACAAGCTGCAGGCGTGCCTAAGGCTGGGGGGGTCCCAGGCCCCTGGGGAAAAGGGCAGCCCGAGGGAGTGCCTGAGGCTGCGGTGTGGGGGAGAGGCTGTGGGGGGACCCCGggtctgtgggggagggggccgctAGGGCAGGTTCCTGGGGCCCTGGCCCAAGAGGCCACCTGTGGGGATACTCCAGGTTTGTGGGGAAGGGAACAGGCCATGGGCGTGCCTGATACTGTGGGGGTCCCCAGAGTTGGGGAAGAGGAAGCAGCCTCTGTGGGGGTCCCAGGCATGTGGCCTGGGAGGCAAGATGAGGCCGTGGGCTCTGGGGGAATCCCTGGCTGGTGGGGCACGGGACAGCCCACTGGGATGCCTTGTGTTGTGGAAGAGGAGGCTTGCTGCGGGAGTGACCCTGAGCTCAGGGGAAGGGGGCGGGCCATGTGGGTAGAGACAGGCTCTGGGGGCGGCCCGGAGCCCTGGGGAGCTCTACGGACCGGGGAGCCGTCTAGTCCCGGTGGACAGGAGGCTGGTTCTGGGGGTGCCCCGGGCCTGTGGAACATGGAACAGGCCACGGCAATCCCCAGGGCTttggggagggacacagggctgtggggagcagagcagccagtggaGGTGTCGCAGGCTGCAGTGGTATCAGGAGCCATGGGAGAAGAGACCAGCTCTGGTGGTGTGGCGGGGctgtgggagagggagcaggctcTGGGGGTGCCTCCAGAGGTGCCGGGGCTTGTCGGGGGGGAGGTGTACAGTGGGGATGTGTGGGAACGGGGGCAGGCCACCGGGGAGCAGGAGGCTAGCTGCGGGGACGGCTCCTGTCCGTGCGGGGGGAGGCGGGCCAGAGAGGGGTCTGAGACAGCTGTGGGTGTGCCCAGGCACAGGGGTGCCACCACGGGGGGCTGCGCAGCACTGGGGGTgcctgccacagtgcctgccgcCGTGTGGGCAGCTGACCCCATGTGGCAGGAGGGCAGCTCCAGACGCGCGCCGAGCctatggaggatggctcaggctGCCACAAGACCCCCAGTGTCGGGGGGCCCTGTGGAGCGGGAGCCTGGCTCCGGGgctttcctgggctcctgggggaggAGACAGGCTGTTGGGGTCCCTCTGGTTCCTGAGGTGCTTGGACTTGTGGGGGAGACCGGCTCTGAGGATGTCCCAAGGTGCTGGAGAAGGCGGCAGAGTGACAGGGTTCCCATGGCCACTGAGGGGCCCGCAGCTCCCGGGACACCTGCTGCTCTGGAGGCGGAGACTGAGTCTGGGGGTCTCTCAGACCTCCTGGGAAGGAGGCCGACCACTGGAATACCTGCGACGGCAGGGTTAGCCCCAGCCGGGGGGGTGCCCGTGGCTCCCAGGACCCCTGGGCCCGTGCAGGAGGAAGCTGGCTGTGGAGGCTTCTTCGGTTTGTCAGGGAGGAGGGACAATGTGGAGGGCCGAGCGGATGCCAAGGGCCCCATGAGGGTAGGGCTGCCCACCCCTGCGAGGTTGCCTGGGCCCGAGGGGGCGAAGAGCGGCTCAGGAGGCATCTCGTGCTTACTGGGAGGGAGGCCGGCTGCAGGGGTGCCCGTGGCTGTGGGGGCCGAGGGACTCTCAGGGTGTGTCCTGGACCCATTAGGGAGAAGAGAGACTGCCGAGGTGCCTGCGGTTGCCCTGGGGGTGCCCGTGGCTTCTGGGGTCCCCGGGTCGACAGTGGGGTGTGCTAGCTCTGAGGGGAGCTTGGGCATGTGGAGAAGGGGGCCAGCCACTGAGATGCCCACTGCTGCTGGGGTTCCTGGGCCTGTAGGGGGGGAGATGGCCTCCGGAGGCGTCTCCAGCCTGTGGGGGAGGAGACACAGTGGGGCAGCCCCTGGGGCTGTGAGGGGGTCTCTGCCTGTGGGGGTGCTCGCGGCTGTAGGTGTGCCCACGGCGGGGCGTgcgcctgctgcagtgtgggtgaCCGCGTCCACAGCGGAAGAGGCAGGTGTGGATGTCTCAGACTTGATCGTGGGGCGGACTCAGGCCACAGAGGGAGCGGGGCCTTCACAAGAGGGTGCTCAGGGacgggcagggaggggccgggccgtGGAGGTATCTCCCAGCTGTGGGCAtggggccaggctgtggagcTTCCCTCGGCCTGTGGGGGAGGCATTGGCCTCGGAGAGCATGCCGGGAGCGTCAGGGACAAGTACAGCTGTGGGCGGACCCCTAGCTTCCAGGGACGAAACGGGCCCGAGCCGTTTCAGAGATGGTCTCCAGCAGAATGGGGGGAGGCAGGTTGGAGGAGTGTGTGGCCTCAGAGTGAGGGGGCGTGGTTTGGGAGAGACTTACGTCGGGGAGGACAGGTTGAGGGGGCCAGTGCAGTAG